Part of the Penicillium digitatum chromosome 4, complete sequence genome is shown below.
CAAGCAAGGACTAAACGTAGAAAGAACTACCCCAAAATTCCAACTCTTGCTTTCCATCGATGTACATTTCTAAAACGGGATATCAAACGCCTTTAATATACAAGCCGAGGAGGGAGTCGAATTATGCTAAACAAAAAAGCCCAACACATGCCGTGCTGAATGCCAGGGAAGAATCCATCCCATTACCATTCATCATAATATATGatcaaatttcaaaatttgAAGATCAGGTAATTAATGTCAGAAGATCTCTTTACTGTACGTCTTCTCCGTCGATGTTACCCAAAATGGGCTTACGTCTCAGGACCTCGTCACTCTCACCATAGCCGTAATCGATCCACATGCGCTTCCAGAAAGGCACGGGAGCCGGCCGCTCCTCGCCAAGAATGTATTCCTGTTGCTCGGCGATGCGTTGAGAACGTGCCTCATCTTCCAGGGAAAGGGTGGCGCGCTGCATGCGCGAGGCGATGCGCTGATCAAGCACAACATCATCGAGCCACTCGCGCTCCTTCAGATTTCCATCTTCGTCGCGCTTGTGCACAGACTTGTGCCACTCACTTTCAGCAGCCTCCATTACGGTCTGCTGCTCATGGTTGCGAGGAGTAAGGTCGGTGAACGAGCTATCAGGAGAAGGGGTGGGGTCAACGTTGGCGGCAGTGGGCTCGGAGTCTACGCTGAGAGTGTTTTCATGGTAAGGCCGAGCGCTATTCGCGAGGACAAGCGCAGCAACTTCGCGCCCGACATCTTCGGCAAGATGCCGTTGTGTAAGAAAGCGGTAAACTCGGATTGGGGTGTTcaggaagccgaggagaTGAGGGAATTCGACTGGGATAGAGCTGTCGAAGGATTGGGGGATGGTGTGGGGAAGGATGGCGGAGGAGTATTCGCTGGGGTAAATGTATGCAGGAGTAGGGCCGGCTGGCTTAGCAggcttctcttcttccttctccgGTTCCTCGATCTTAGGCTCGGGGATCtcgtctttcttctcttcggaGAACTCGGGGGAATCGATGCTCGCAATCTCAGGGTTCGCGAGACTAACGAGTTTCTCGGCACTGATGTCCTTCGGTGTGTCCGCGGTCAACTCCTCCagaggtggaggtggtgcATCTAATGGGCCAAGCCAGCCCTCGTGTAAGCCCCGAATATACTCCTTCCAGGTGTGTCGGCCAATGATCAGGTCGCCCTTGGGGCCCGGTTCGTCCGTAACCCCAATGTGTGCCCGGGTGGCAGCAACGACCGCATCCACGCCGGCTTCTTCGACGGCCGAGCTGGGTTCTCCGGCCTTTCGGCGTAGCTTGCGAATGTTTTCCGCTGTGTTGGCTCTCACGTCGCCCTCACGTCGCCCTTCAACCACCGTATAGTCCAACGCCGCGGCCACTAGGATGGGCTTAACATAT
Proteins encoded:
- a CDS encoding Mitochondrial import inner membrane translocase subunit tim54, with the protein product MADSSSSAAPSGASKPQAAPKPPNPAFKMMGLPNMRFKLPSRNWMIFLTITGSFTGALIYDRREKRRVQQKWSELVAHISKETLPVDQMRRKLTVYLAAPPGDGLRVARDHFKEYVKPILVAAALDYTVVEGRREGDVRANTAENIRKLRRKAGEPSSAVEEAGVDAVVAATRAHIGVTDEPGPKGDLIIGRHTWKEYIRGLHEGWLGPLDAPPPPLEELTADTPKDISAEKLVSLANPEIASIDSPEFSEEKKDEIPEPKIEEPEKEEEKPAKPAGPTPAYIYPSEYSSAILPHTIPQSFDSSIPVEFPHLLGFLNTPIRVYRFLTQRHLAEDVGREVAALVLANSARPYHENTLSVDSEPTAANVDPTPSPDSSFTDLTPRNHEQQTVMEAAESEWHKSVHKRDEDGNLKEREWLDDVVLDQRIASRMQRATLSLEDEARSQRIAEQQEYILGEERPAPVPFWKRMWIDYGYGESDEVLRRKPILGNIDGEDVQ